One window of the Vigna radiata var. radiata cultivar VC1973A chromosome 1, Vradiata_ver6, whole genome shotgun sequence genome contains the following:
- the LOC106774903 gene encoding NADH dehydrogenase [ubiquinone] 1 beta subcomplex subunit 10-B, producing MGRKKGYVEFDESPPDDFDPANPYKDPVAMLEMREYIVREKWIQIEKAKIIREKLRWCYRIEGVNHLQKCRHLVNQYLESTRGIGWGKDGRHPSLHAPKVEPVESE from the exons ATGGGAAGGAAGAAGGGGTATGTGGAGTTCGACGAATCGCCGCCGGACGATTTCGATCCGGCGAATCCGTACAAGGACCCGGTGGCGATGCTGGAGATGAGGGAGTACATCGTGAGAGAGAAGTGGATTCAAATCGAGAAGGCCAAGATCATCAGAGAGAAGCTACGCTGGTGCTACCGCATCGAAGGCGTCAACCACCTTCAAAAGTGCCGCCATCTCGTCAACCAGTACCTCGAATCCACTCGCGGTATCGGTTGGGGCAAGGACGGTCGCCATCCCTCTCTCCACG CTCCTAAGGTTGAGCCGGTTGAGTCTGAATGA
- the LOC106769784 gene encoding zinc finger protein CONSTANS-LIKE 16 yields MKEASALGARTARACESCLKVRARWYCAADDAFLCHGCDNMVHSANQLARRHERVKLQTASSKVNYSVTFKQNNKVAWHSGFTRKARTPRHNSKHVSVQLQEQQKKIHEEGEEEEVFFNNTISLPLVPELGSEEALHNYESEEQLLCRVPVFDAELCSVYNEVKEEVLAGEEVFDLDNFSSELLPSDMDLAEFAADVESLLGNGADEDSSEHVKGSELLLDCKEEDEEMDACVDAVGVKEKMVKVKDEEELDSDTPCHLDSIILDMNSEAFNWNDIVESESLAQEQEEEASTVGTDKKDMFLRLNYEDVISAWASQGSPWTTGTPPNFNSDDCWPDFLGSNGGDVQCCYGEMKSLRGHADGGREARVSRYREKRRTRLFAKKIRYEVRKLNAEKRPRMKGRFVKRTSAALPA; encoded by the exons ATGAAAGAAGCAAGTGCATTAGGAGCTAGAACTGCACGAGCATGCGAGAGCTGTCTAAAAGTAAGAGCACGGTGGTATTGTGCTGCTGATGATGCTTTCCTTTGCCATGGCTGTGACAACATGGTTCACTCGGCAAACCAATTAGCACGCAGGCACGAAAGGGTGAAGCTTCAAACTGCATCCTCTAAGGTCAACTACTCAGTGACCTTTAAGCAGAACAATAAGGTAGCATGGCACAGTGGATTCACACGCAAGGCAAGAACACCGCGCCACAACAGCAAGCACGTATCGGTGCAGCTACAAGAACAACAGAAGAAAATACacgaagaaggagaagaagaagaagtgtttttcaacaacaccattagTCTTCCCCTTGTGCCAGAGCTTGGAAGTGAAGAAGCACTGCACAATTATGAGAGTGAGGAGCAGCTATTGTGTCGCGTGCCCGTGTTTGATGCTGAGCTTTGTAGTGTAtacaatgaagtgaaggaagagGTTTTAGCTGGTGAAGAAGTCTTTGACTTAGACAATTTTTCTTCCGAGCTTCTGCCATCAGATATGGATCTTGCTGAGTTTGCTGCTGATGTGGAAAGCTTACTTGGAAACGGAGCTGATGAGGATTCATCTGAGCACGTGAAAGGATCAGAACTGCTGCTTGATTgcaaagaagaagatgaagaaatggATGCATGTGTTGATGCAGTTGGAGTCAAAGAAAAAATGGTGAAGGtcaaagatgaagaagaacttGATTCTGATACACCTTGCCATTTGGATTCGATTATTCTTGACATGAACAGCGAGGCCTTTAATTGGAATGATATTGTTGAGTCAGAATCACTTGCTCAGGAACAGGAAGAGGAGGCAAGTACAGTGGGAACCGACAAGAAGGACATGTTTTTGAGGCTAAACTATGAAGATGTTATTAGTGCTTGGGCCAGTCAAGGTTCTCCATGGACAACAGGAACCCCACCAAACTTCAATTCTGATGATTGCTGGCCAGATTTCTTG GGTTCGAATGGAGGGGATGTTCAGTGCTGTTATGGGGAAATGAAAAGTTTAAGAGGGCATGCAGATGGTGGAAGAGAAGCAAGAGTGTCAAGATACCGAGAGAAGAGAAGAACTCGTTTATTTGCAAAGAAGATAAGGTATGAAGTGAGGAAGTTGAATGCTGAGAAAAGACCTAGAATGAAAGGTCGATTTGTGAAGAGAACATCAGCTGCTTTGCCAGCATAG
- the LOC106774892 gene encoding LOB domain-containing protein 40, with protein sequence MRFSCNGCRVLRRGCTADCPIRRSLQWISCPHSQSNATLFLAKFYGRQGLLNLLINAPSHLQPAVFKSLLYEACGRMVNPIFGSTGLLSTGNWHLCEAAAKAVLCGAPIQQALLDGVESLDFKACDIRHVARSHKSYGPGALKVVKSGTSKFKRRAAKPKVESTVAELGESELFGQRSLSQDSASGLTRTSENKIIGGEADSSCSENVVVPARANGEEIELLLTLGWGPLKNQ encoded by the exons ATGCGCTTCAGCTGCAATGGTTGCCGCGTCCTCCGCCGCGGCTGCACGGCCGACTGCCCCATTCGAAGGTCCCTCCAATGGATAAGTTGCCCTCACTCTCAGTCCAACGCCACCCTCTTTCTCGCTAAGTTCTATGGCCGTCAAGGTCTCCTCAACCTCCTCATCAATGCTCCCTCCCATCTCCAACCAG CGGTATTCAAATCTTTGCTATACGAAGCTTGCGGTAGGATGGTGAACCCGATTTTCGGTTCGACCGGGTTACTCTCGACCGGAAATTGGCACCTCTGTGAAGCTGCTGCCAAAGCCGTTCTCTGTGGCGCCCCGATTCAACAGGCTCTTCTTGATGGAGTGGAGAGTCTCGATTTCAAGGCTTGCGATATTCGCCACGTGGCAAGGAGTCATAAATCGTACGGCCCTGGTGCACTCAAAGTAGTAAAGTCAGGGACCAGCAAGTTCAAGCGCCGCGCTGCGAAGCCAAAAGTGGAGTCAACCGTGGCTGAGTTGGGTGAAAGCGAGTTATTTGGACAGCGTTCTCTGAGTCAGGACTCGGCGTCTGGGTTGACTCGGACGAGTGAGAACAAAATCATTGGTGGGGAAGCCGATAGTAGCTGCAGCGAGAATGTCGTGGTGCCGGCTCGAGCCAATGGTGAAGAAATTGAGCTTCTGTTGACTTTGGGGTGGGGACCATTGAAAAATCAATAA